The sequence below is a genomic window from Tachysurus vachellii isolate PV-2020 chromosome 2, HZAU_Pvac_v1, whole genome shotgun sequence.
cagtgaGCCTTGGGTGGTTAACGaggatgatggtgtgtgtaatTACAGTGAGTCTCAGGTGGGtaacgaggatgatgatgatggtgtgtgttattacagtgaGCCTTGGGTGGTTAATGaggatgatggtgtgtgtaatTACAGTGAGTCTCAGGTGTGtaatgctgatgatgatggtgtgttattacagtgaGTCGTGGGagtgtaatgatgatgatgatgatggtgtgtgttattccAGTGAGTCGTGAGTGTGTAACTATGACAACAGTGAGTCGTTGAGTCCTAACTGTGTATCAGAGCTCATGTTGTTCCAGGTGTGTTACTGTAAGCTCAGCTAAGCCTCACCAGTTCAGGATGAGCTCCCATCACTCTCTGGCAGATCTTTACCAGTTCTTCTCGATCACTGATGAGCCCTAAATCCAGTTCCCTCACCAGCTGCTCCACACACTTTTCTGGAGTCTTCCACATTTCCTGGAAAACCTGCAAAAAATGCAACAAGTCTAGGtttaacaccacacaacacactgctacaGCACACACAGTAATTTCACAGCCAGACACAGGTGCCACTGTATAGTAAATAGTGTGAGGTGCTTTACAGCTTCATCTATAGCAAAGTCTCACCACTTTAGCAGCGGAGGACGAGATGAAACCGGATTCCAGAAGATTCAGCAGCTGTGCCAGAGCTTCGGGAGTCACGGGGCTGAGAGACGGAGGTGAGAGAGGTGAAGAActaatgaacacacacttaGATAATAAAATGTGGCACCACAGAGATGTTGTCGTGTGTGATACAGAGTTCATTATTCTATGAGGATTTCTCTCACAGATTTAAACTACTGTATTTCACCTCACtcagttttttatatataaaatgaaaatatgaaaatgaaaatataggACTGACATCTTTGCTGTCGTTGTTAGTCGTTACTATGGTAACAAGGAAGTGAGGAAAAAGGAGCCTTAAGATTTtgaccctccctctctctccccctcactctctctttctctctctctcactctctctctctcccacactctctcttctcctccctctctctccccctctctctccctcatgctccctctcactctttctctccccctcactctccatctctcactccagcctctctcactcccccgtCACTCCCcccactctcactctttctctccctctctctccctctctctccccctctctctttccctcccctctctctctctctccccccccctcccctcccctatatatatttatatacatgtatatatgtgtgtcgaCTTCCAGAGCTGGCTGACCTCTGAGTAACCTTCAGGTTTTGCAGGTTCAGGTTCCCCATCAGCTCCTTTATAACCCAGCCAATCAGCTTCCTAGGTTCCATTTTCGTCTTCTGGACAACACGCTCGAAAAACTCCATCAGTCCATCTTcgttctggaaaaaaaatgtgtgcagaGGATCACGGCACTTTACCCATGAGACACTGCTTTAAACAGCATACAATAATTAACAGAGACGTTCTGCTTGTTGATTTCTTAGAAATCGTGCCATTTTCTACTTTATTATTCTCTTTGAACCCGAATTTCAAAGGGTTCTTTTTGAagttactgtctgtctgtccatctgtctgtccatctgcctgtctatctgcctgtctatctgcctgtctatctgcctgtctatctgcctgtctatctcaCCACCAGAGTGAAGCTGTGCTCTGGAAGGATGCTGTACTCCTCCATTAGTCTCATCCTCTTCACTCCAGGAAGCTCAGGTAACTGGGCCTTTAATCTGTCAATCACCACCACATGGGCGGGGTCAAAGCCATCTGGCACTGATGCCACGCCCTCATAAACAAACAGAGGAGGAAGATTAGGCTCTGGCATGAACCTAGAAAGGTAAGAAAAGCGaaagaaggagacagagagaacataCAAAGTGTTAAATCACTAACTTCATCTTGTAAGGggaaaatatttcaataaaataaaaatttatatacaaaataatcGCTATAGTccacatataaacaaacaacaaatgtaatatatttaaaaatgatgaaatataaACGTATACAGATTAATAGTACGGTGCgaaaatttattttgtttattgaatatatatttttaagaaagcaattttttttttatttgaaaaaaaaatcacattttatgtatttttttttcttattttgataaaaataaactttaaatataatttaaatactaAGCACGAATTTTTAACATCACATCAACTGCCAgacagtttgtttttctgtaaaagaattatataaaaaaattgtgattGTGACAAATTGTGATTGTGACCAAATTGTGACATATTTtatcaatatataatatattttatatattcacgTTGTCCAGCACAGATTTGGGATATGAGATTGTGTTTAAATAGTTTTCTGAGTTAGAATAGAGTTCTGCCtttcactgtaactgacacacacacacactcctctttaATACTCACCTGTAGTCCTGCAGACCTTCTTTATCTCTCATTGGCACTGTTGTTCTGTGAAGGAAGAagagaaattaaatttaaatgtgtcATAACAGATAGCCTTGGAGACTTAACACCCTGTTAGCAGTTTATGAAACACCttcaccatgtgtgtgtgtgtgtctctgtgtgtgtgttaatcttgGCGCATATTAAAATATAAGCATCTAAAGTCAACACtgagatttgattttttttattactgttcaTGGTACAGTAattcagattttctttctttacccgGTTTTGCTGTCAAAAGCTCTCGTTTCGTTCAGAACCGTACCTCCACTCTCCAGAACCTCAATCTGCCTCTGAATCTCATAATCTAAACATGTGAAAAgaacaaattaatttataactagatgtgtgttaggattgtaatgagtgtgtagttataatgagtgtgtgttaggattgtaatgagtgtgtagttataatgggtgtgtgttaggattgtgatgagtgtgtagttataatgagtgtgttttaggattgtaatgtgtgtgtagttataatgagtgtgtgttaggattgtaatgagtgtgtagttataatgagtgtgtgttaggattgtaatgagtgtgtagttataatgagtgtgtgttaggattgtaatgagtgtgtagttataatgagtgtgtgttaggattgtaatgagtgtgtagttataatgagtgtgtgttaggattgtaatgtgtgtgtagttatattgagtgtgtaattataatgagtgtgtagttataatgagtgtgtgttaggattgtaatgagtgtgtagttataatgagtgtgtgttaggattgtaatgagtgtgtagttataatgggtgtgtgttaggattgtgatgagtgtgtagttataatgagtgtgtagttataatgagtgtgttttaggattgtaatgtgtgtgtagttataatgagtgtgtgttaggattgtaatgagtgtgtagttataatgagtgtgtagttataatgagtgtgtgttaggattgtaatgtgtgtgtagttataatgagtgtgtaattataatgagtgtgtagttataatgagtgtgtgttaggattgtaatgagtgtgtagttataatgagtgtgtgttaggattgtaatgagtgtgtagctataatgagtgtgtgttaggattgtaatgagtgtgtaattataatgagtgtgtagttataatgagtgtgttttaggattgtaatgagtgtgtagttataatgagtgtgtgttaggattgtagtgtgtgtagttataatgagtgtgtgttaggattataatgagtgtgtatagttataatgagtgtgtgttaggattgtaatgagtgtgtagttataatgagtgtgtagttataatgagtgtgcagttataatgagtgtgtgttaggattgtaatgagtgtgtagttataatgagtgtgtgttaggattgtaatgagtgtgtagttaaaACTCTtgttgcttgtgtacaaatTGACCTGAAGTGCcactgaaatatatttctaatcaagattttttttacaagaaatggctcattttaatcccaacagtttttgtaataatgtttcagtgcaaaacaaaactgtCAAAAAGTATTCTAATATTCACAGCTTGGTAAAGCCCATTGAGTCAATTTTTGCAAAGACATAAGTGTTGTCGCCTTGTCATATGAGCTTCACCTGTGACTAATAATGGATCAATTAGGTCTCAGGTGTGTATAAAAAGAACCCCAGTACACTAGACCTTCACATCAACTGCAACTAGACCTCTGCAAACATGCCTAAGATTCACCCTGAGACTAAAGTTTTGATTATCAAGAGGCTGAAGACCAGATCCACTGCTGATGTGGCAGACACCTTCAATGTGTCTCAGCGTCAAGTACagaggataaaaaaacaaagatttgaAGAGACTGGAGACGTTTTGGACAAGCCCAGGTCAGGCAGACCCCGCAAGACAACTGCTCGAGAGGACCGTTTGTTGGCTCAAAAATCCAAGGCCAGCCCATTTTCCACTGCAGCAGAGCTCCACAAGACCTGGTCACCTGAAGTCCCTGTGTCAACCAGAACAGTTTGTCGGATTCTGTCTCGAAATGGCCTCCATGGTCGAATCAGTGCCCAGAAGCCAAcactaaacaaaagacaattgaAAAACCGTGTGGCATTTGCCAAGGCCCACAGCCTGCTAAATGGATGTACACTGGAAAAGTGGCAGAAGGTGGATTTTTCAGATAAATCTTCTGTTGAATTACACCACAGTCGCCGCAAATATTGCAGGAGACCTATTGGAGCCCGCATGGATCCGGGATTCACCCAGAAAACAGTGAAGTTTGGTGGCGGAAAAATCATGGTCTGGGGTTACATCCAGTATGGGGGTGTGCGAGAGATCTGCAGGGTGGAAGGCAAAATCCATAGTCTAAAATACCAAGAAATCTTAGCTACCTCTTATATTCCCAACCATAAAAGAGGCCAAATTCTGCAGCAGGATGGTGCTCCATCGCATACTTCTCTCTCCACATCAAAGTTCCTCAAGGCGAAGAAGATCAAGATGCTCCAGGATTGGCCAGCCCAGTCACCAGACATGAACATCATTGAGCATATGTGGGGTAGGATGAAAGAGGAAGCATGGAAGACGAAAACAAAGAATATTGATGAACTCTGGGAGGCATGCAAGACTGCTTTCTTTGCTATTCCTGATGACTTCATCAATAAATTGTATGAATCCTTGCCAAACCGCATGGATGCAGTCCTTCAAGCTCATGGAAGTCATACAAGATATTAAATTTGGATCTCACAGCACCACTACTTAATTTgctgacatatttttgtatttgcagtaaatttgttcaatttctgtaTAGGCGGCAAAACTTTTGTCTTGCCAAAATTTGACCTTTCTGTcttgattaaatgataaatcttttttcagtaaaactaatttatttcagtgcattaaacatcatttgggaGGGTTTTAGCTTTTCATATGAGCTATTTCTAACAACAATTGATGAATTAAAAGTCAGGTTAATAGAAGGTGTTTCTACAAAATAGATAAGCGACGAAacttttgtcagggactgtaatgagtgtgtgttaggattgtaatgagtgtgtagatataatgagtgtgtagttataatgagtgtgtgttaggattgtaatgagtgtgtagatataatgagtgtgtagttataatgagtgtgttttaggattgtaatgagtgtgtagttataatgagtgtgtaattataatgagtgtgtagttataatgagtgtgtgttaggattgtaatgagtgtgtagttataatgagtgtgtagttataatgagtgtgtagttaggattgtaatgagtgtagttataatgagtgtgtagttataatgagtgtgttttaggattgtaatgagtgtgtagttataatgagtgtgtagttataatgagtgtgttaggattgtaatgagtgtgtagttataatgagtgtgtgttagaattgtaatgagtgtgtagatataatgagtgtgtagttataatgagtgtgtgttaggattgtaatgagtgtgtagttataatgagtgtgttttaggattataatgagtgtgtagttataataaGTGTGcaattataatgagtgtgtagttataatgagtgtgtgttaggattgtaatgagtgtgtagttataatgagtgtgtagttataatgagtgtgtagttaggattgtaatgagtgtagttataatgagtgtgtagttataatgagtgtgttttaggattgtaatgagtgtgtagttataatgagtgtgtagttataatgagtgtgtgttaggattgtaatgagtgtgtagttataatgagtgtgtagttataatgagtgtgtagttataatgagtgtgtgttaggattgtaatgagtgtagttataatgagtgtgtagttataatgagtgtgttttaggattgtaatgagtgtgtagttataatgagtgtgtagttataatgagtgtgtaagttATAATGAGTGAGTAATTATAaggagtgtgtagttataataaGTGTGcaattataatgagtgtgtagttataatgagtgtgtagttataatgagtgtgtaagttATAATGAGTGAGTAAGTTAGCATGAACACAGACAAGTGAAGCTACtgattataattttaatttttgaaCATTTCATCATAGAACTTCTGAGAGAAAGTTTCACTCTTTAATCTGAAACAGACTGGAGACCTAAAGttataaaaattcaaaacaagctcacaaaatacataaagtgctacagggtgtgtgtgcgtgtctgtgtgtgtgtcttatctGGAGCTCACACTTGagtctttacacacacatagcaaTTTTAGGACCTTCAGCTGTGTGTATGGGTGCGTGTGTGGTTGTATATTAGTaaagtataaacacacataacaTGGATGTAGTATCTTACCGATCGCCCTGGCAACAAACCGAGCACTGTTGATGTTCTTCACTTCAGTGCGAATGCCAAGCGGCTCTCCGGGATGATGGACAGATACGTTAGCGTCCACTCGCAGCTGTCCCTCTGCATGGAGAcccaaagagacagaaagagagatgaaagctgtGTTAAACATAAGTGTGAGTGCGTCGCTACAGAGCCACCACCCGGACTGTGTGATTTTATACGTTATACCAGAGTAAACGTGAGTAATAAGCCCCACCCCCTAATTAAAGGTCACACCTGTGTGatgtaaatgttacacactttaAGTGGACTAATCAGACGCAGCATTTAAACACAGCGAGTTAATTTATCAGGTTCAGCATGAACCAGAGTGACAGGAAACAGTATTAAAttatgctaattatttttttttggctcgTGATGAAAGGTCAGAAGACGAGACGAGAAGCTCTGAAGCGTGACGACTTTGCGTTTTCGTACACAGCCGAACGAGGGAGAAAACTCATTTGAAACTTTTCCTTCAGCGCAGCCAGCATGATTACTCAGGGTTTTTGcataaatctaaatattaagGAATCCATTTGCATAAAATCAGGTGAATTAAGGAGGGAAGCCCAAAAAACCTCGCCAGTGCAGTGATGGAAACAAAATGAAGCGAAGGCAAACGAACAGTTTGCTCGAGGGGCTTTTTGATTAGAGTGAAACAAGGAAAATGTTTCATTACGACGGGAGAATCTAATTATTTTCTCTCATTCAAATTAGAATGTGAATAAATGTGATTGAACCTGAAGCCCAGCGCAATTAGATACGAGACTGATTAGAAAAAAAACGTTAATGAAATTAGGAAAGTAGATTTATCATGTTACTGTGTCAGGTACTGTTTCTGTGCTGAGCTTTAACAATTTTTTAGAACATCAAGTAAGacgtaacgtgtgtgtgtttgtgtgtgtgttttacagaccAGCCATGTTTCCTTGGCATGTTCCGAGTGTCTGTAAGATGAGCTGAAGCTCTCGTACTGCAGCTGCAGCTTCTTCACCACAACGCATATCAGGCTCCATCACCACCTCCATCAGACCCACacctacagagagacagagacagagagagagagagagagagagagagagagagagagagagagagagagagagagagagagagagagagagagattatgctTCATGCAGCAGTGATGTAAGTGATGATGTAAGCATCATACCAGCACGGTTCAGGTCAATGAGTGTTTGGCTCCTCTGGTCGTCATGGAGACTTTTGCCGCTGTCCTGCTCCAGCTggatctgtctcactctcacactcttcatcatcacCTCACTTCTCTTCTTCCCACCTAAATAACTGTAGCTTAGAGATCCGTTCACCGCAATGGGCACTCGCTGCTGAGTGATCTGATAACCTGCCTAAgcgtgtcacacacacacacacacacacacacacacacttcagactaATGTCACCTGTGAACTTGttaatttctgtaaaaatgacTGATGTGAGTGTAGGCAAGATGAGTGGAtggaagatggatggagggaaggaAAAATGGAGGGAAAGCTAGCAGAATAACAGTAAAGGCCATCACTATGGCAACAGAGCTGATTAAGCCACAACAAGCCAGAGTCTAAACGCACTCACCGGAAGATCGGCGTAAAAGTAGTGCTTTCTGTCGAAAAGAGACTTTGTGTTGATTTTGCATTTGAGGGCAAGACCGGTCATTACAGCTGCCTCTACACACCTCCTGTTCAGAAcctgatcaaacacacacacacacagacacatacacgtAACCCCTCTTTATCTAATTATAGCAGCAGACAGAACTAATGAAAGGGACAATAACAGCAACATTAGATTAAACCAAAGTAATTATCTTAGCTTTACATAATCACCACCTAGATATGTCTAACATGCATCTCATTACATATTCATGAGCTCACTCACTAACTACATGTCTAACATGCATATCTCATTACATATTTATGAGCTCACTCACTAACTACATGTCTAACATGCATATCTAATTACATATTCCTGATCTCACTGGAAGCGTTCCTGGAAGCGAGGCATCGAAGAAGGACACATGTGAATTGGGTGGAGCTGAGAATCCAACACGTGAGCTCGAGAACAGCTTTGATGTTGTCTGAATCTGCGCGTGGACCTCCAAGGCAACCACACCCACCATCTGAGGAGTGCTTTTAACATCCAAGATGTGCAATCAAATATCAGAATACAATGATTTGTTAACAGTAAATGTTCAATGTCAATGGTAAAAAAATTTGACCTcacatttaaaagcatttactAATCTAGAAAATCCTGAACTTTGCTACACAGAGCATAACTTTCGGTAGGTTTTAAGGTTATGAGaaggttttaaacaaaatgtactaGGTACTATCATTCCCAGGTTCTTATTTATCACCGTgtctagattaacaaaaaacagagatctgaacacactatttcatcacagttcagtagtgaggacttcatcagattcttcactgataaaatcgaaagtatcaggaacaaaatagtttatgttcaacatatgagagcaccTTGTGAGTGTGCAGCCAGTCTCACCTAAATTGTAGGTGCACCCAGTGTaaccagtctcacctaaagctctacactcacaactacagtgctttacaagtacaggacaggtaAAGTTAAataagcttattactacagctacatcaacaacttgttcactagatcCCATTCCAACTACATTACTGatgaagtgttacataaagctggtgagcctcttctaaatattattaactcccGGCTATCTTTAGGTTGcgtccctaaatctttcaagttggcagttattagggcgctcattaagaaacagaatttagatCCTAACAAACTATTAAATTaccttttgtttatgtctaaaatactagaaaaggttgcgtctgttcaactgagctcaatatgtttgaagagtttcagtcaggtttcaggtcccatcatagcacagaaactgcacttgttaaagttacaaatgacttgttcttagcttcggaccaagactgtatgtccatattagttctacttgaccttagtgctgcattcgacactacagatcacaacattctccta
It includes:
- the gatb gene encoding glutamyl-tRNA(Gln) amidotransferase subunit B, mitochondrial; the encoded protein is MAASCWGNNAVLHKFVQFKRMYNVHQCSGVFIRRMWTSRSKSQLHPKLQSKSTPQMVGVVALEVHAQIQTTSKLFSSSRVGFSAPPNSHVSFFDASLPGTLPVLNRRCVEAAVMTGLALKCKINTKSLFDRKHYFYADLPAGYQITQQRVPIAVNGSLSYSYLGGKKRSEVMMKSVRVRQIQLEQDSGKSLHDDQRSQTLIDLNRAGVGLMEVVMEPDMRCGEEAAAAVRELQLILQTLGTCQGNMAEGQLRVDANVSVHHPGEPLGIRTEVKNINSARFVARAIDYEIQRQIEVLESGGTVLNETRAFDSKTGTTVPMRDKEGLQDYRFMPEPNLPPLFVYEGVASVPDGFDPAHVVVIDRLKAQLPELPGVKRMRLMEEYSILPEHSFTLVNEDGLMEFFERVVQKTKMEPRKLIGWVIKELMGNLNLQNLKVTQSPVTPEALAQLLNLLESGFISSSAAKVVFQEMWKTPEKCVEQLVRELDLGLISDREELVKICQRVMGAHPELVQVIRGGNKKVLNKLMGAVQKETNGRADPVHLRNILEEMTS